From the genome of Gracilinanus agilis isolate LMUSP501 chromosome 2, AgileGrace, whole genome shotgun sequence, one region includes:
- the RPL26L1 gene encoding 60S ribosomal protein L26-like 1 yields MKFNPFVTSDRSKNRKRHFNAPSHIRRKIMSSPLSKELRQKYNVRSMPIRKDDEVQVVRGHYKGQQIGKVVQVYRKKYVIYIERVQREKANGTTVHVGIHPSKVVITRLKLDKDRKKILERKAKSRQVGKEKGKYKEETIEKMQE; encoded by the exons ATGAAGTTCAATCCTTTCGTGACCTCGGACCGAAGCAAGAACCGCAAGAGACACTTCAATGCGCCCTCGCACATTCGCCGCAAGATCATGTCCTCTCCGCTCTCGAAAGAGCTGAGGCAGAAATACAACGTTCGCTCTATGCCCATCCGAAAGGACGACGAGGTCCAG gTGGTTCGTGGACACTACAAAGGTCAGCAAATTGGCAAGGTAGTCCAGGTTTACAGAAAGAAATATGTCATCTACATTGAGCGTGTTCAGCGTGAAAAAGCCAATGGCACAACTGTCCATGTGGGCATTCACCCTAGCAAG gtAGTTATCACCAGGCTAAAACTGGACAAAGATCGTAAAAAGATTCTTGAGCGAAAAGCCAAATCTCGACAAGTTGGAAAGGAGAAGggcaaatataaagaagaaactattgaGAAGATGCAAGAATAA